A stretch of DNA from Lycium ferocissimum isolate CSIRO_LF1 chromosome 4, AGI_CSIRO_Lferr_CH_V1, whole genome shotgun sequence:
attaaataaggtagttattattcataattatattaaataaggtagttattattcataattaAGTCTTAGGGATAACTATGACaagtaattttcctttttttaaccCGCCCATTTATTAATTCAGCCCATTATGATCCGCCCAAATTCAGCCCAACCCGTCCATTTGACATCTCTAAGCGTAATGAATTCTAAATTGAACGTACTAATGGTTTCttatagagaaaaaaataatggtTTCTTTATTTTAAATGGCTCATGTGCTTCAAGTAAACTATATTAACGATAATTATTTCTGTGTATATGTTCAATATATAACAGGGGCGGAAAATAAATCAAGAGAAGTACGTCCTGATGGTTGCTTCATTTTAAATGGTTCATGTGTTTTTCACAATTAAATTTTAACAAATATAGTTACCTCTATGTATACTTAATATAACAGGATACAAAATGAAATTACTAAGGTGTATATTTGAATGACTATTTTAACCAATCGGAAATATATTAAAGAAACATTGTATTAATCAAATTCAAGATCGCTTTCGAACATACAATCCTAAATCTCAAATTCAAAATTAATGATTATTTTGCTCGTTCTAACTTCTAAGTCTTATTTCAAGTCATATAATCCATGATGTTTCCTTAAAATAATTACTGTGATATATTGGTATGATAGTCTTATTTTCCTATGTAGTCCCCACTCTCTTCAACGCAGCCCTTTTCAAGACAGGCGCATTGAACCGTTGCCTAAGTGAGCGAAGCACCAAGGACGGAGGTGCACCTAGCTTGAGATCTAAGTAAGTGTGGAGTCAGAATTTTCTCTACGGggttcaaaatatcaaaaattaaatatatgaaGAAGTCAAAGGAGGttcaatatctactatatatacataaaaataattttaatcatgtATAAACGATTTTTTTCCCGAAGGCTTAGTTATGAACCATgtataaatgtttttttttttttttggtaggggttcggatgaaccccttcggccctatgtggctccgcccctgaGTGTCACGACTCAAatgaattttagaaaaaaataactttaacTATGCTAACAAGAACATATGACAATAATTATCTTTCATGAAAATGCTTTCTGAGAAGTATGTGAGCAATGGCGGAAGTAAGAAATTCTAATGAGGTGATTAAAAAATATTACGTTAATTACAAAATTatataaaagaaattcaataacttattatatatacatgaaaaaattattactTATATACATTGTACAATTTTCCGGCAGAAAAATTCAATTGAACCACCGTTCCCATGTATAGCTCCGCGGCTACATGTGAGCTATTTAAATTGAAGAACCCATCATCAtggagttctaacatcaagctCTTCCTCTATTATAGTGCTTCTAATATAATTAGGCTTAGCTGTGAAGAGAATTAGAGGAGGATGTAGAGTATCGGTATCGGTTTCATTAAAACTCAACTTTTGATGTAatgtataaatttatttttaaaaatctataaaaattgcaataaatagtaAATATGAACTCATAACTTTATACCTATAGTAATAGTTTCAATACTATGAACCTTAAAGGTAGaaccataaaatttaaatttgagtccacctttgaaaaagaaaaatacctgcaccaaaaagaaaagggaaaaaagaaaaatgctaCTCCTAATTAAAAATAGTGCataacaataaaaagaaaagttatacTCCAATAGAAAAGGAGAAGGTATTGTTGCAATATGGATAGGGTCACGTTATCCAAGTCTCGTCCAGGAGTTTTGAGATGCATGCCATGTCAGCACTATCATCTGCCACATCAGAAACTCCTTCCTATCATAACCCTGCATCAGATTACACACCTATTCCCTGGAATTCCAATCACACCCCGACATTTGGCACGCCCACATCCACCAGAACAAGCTTTAAGCCAGTGTTTCTACTCCAAATACCATCCTCAATTCTCATTTCTCATCATCAACTCTTCTTCTTGTACAACTGATCTCAACCTCCGTCTAGGCTTCACCGCTAGCGCGCCATGGCTGCAGCTACCTCTCTCTACGTGTCGGAGATGCTCGGAAGTCCGGTCAAGTTCAGCGGTGTAGCAAGGCCAGCTGCTCCTTCTCCATCATCCTCTGCTACCTTCAAAACTGTTGCCCTTTTCgataaattcaaaaagaaagctCCTCCCCCTCCCCCTTCCAGAGCTAAGGCCGCTGCTATCTCTCCTGCTGACGATGAGCTCGCCAAGTGGTATGGTGAGTAACATTACTCCTTCctgttggtgaatatatagtaAATTACAGTCTTATATAGCAGTGTTTGATTAGACATGAAATTTAATGAACATACTCATAATGATTAGTGACTGTCAGACAAAATAAAGTTGAGGAGTATGACACTTTCTCCCTTTATTTCTCCTAATTAACTAACTACCCGCATGTGCTTGCTGCTATTAATTAGCCGTACTAAGCTGTCTATATAGAGAGCAAGGTACAATTTCAAGTGAAGACAGTATTTTTGACATGGAACTTAAATATAGTACAACAACAGGAATACTAAATTAAATATAGTATGTGAAAATTTTCACTAAATTTTGAAACAGAACAGAAGACTCCCCCCTGCATCCCATTTTACATCTTCtcttttatgtttatatatgcTTAAACTGTGCGAATACTTTCAGGACCTGATAGAAGAATTTTCCTGCCCGAGGGTCTCTTGGACAGATCAGAAATCCCAGAGTACTTGAACGGAGAAGTTCCCGGAGAGTAAGCTCCGATCTACTTCAATCTTTGCTTGTGTCCACACATTTCTCTTCTTGAAGTACTACATCTCATAATTTCTACGAGTATATATGTGAGAATTTTGTTTGTACTTGCTGCAGCTATGGTTATGATCCCTTTGGTCTCAGCAAGAAGCCAGAAGACTTTGCCAAGTAAGTGTTCTGGTGAAACGAATTAATTAGACTCtcagcctatttctattctagTATTAATATGTTCGATCCACTGCAGATATCAGGCATACGAGCTGATCCACGCCAGGTGGGCTATGCTTGGTGCTGCTGGGTTCATTATCCCTGAAGCCTTCAACAAATTTGGTGCCAACTGTGGTCCTGAAGCTGTTTGGTTCAAGGTATATATCACCATCAGTTGCACCTTTCATTTGATCcccaagaaaattaaatttccgaaattgaaaaaaaaaaagatacttatACAATCCTGAAAATGAAATTTCCTGTTTGTAGACTGGAGCTCTGCTTCTAGATGGAAACACATTGAATTACTTTGGAAAGAACATTCCCATCAATCTTATCCTTGCTGTCGTCGCGGAGGTTGTTCTTGTTGGTGGTGCTGAGTACTACAGAATTATTAATGGCTTGGTGAGCTCCCGGCCCTTTTACCACGTTAATATTACTCCTCCTTATGTGACACACTTACCCCTTTTAGTCCACACATTtttaaatctgaaaaataaTCAATGTTACACTCCTCTTCTTATCCTTAATGAGGAATTTTTACAAGTAACTACATAAAtcttatgacatgtttaaggcCATAAGTTTCAGAAGTCTTCCGTTCTTCCTTAAACTCCGTGCTGATTAAAACaatttcacataaattggaaggAGTGCTTACAATAGTAAAGTTGGAATAGAGTCCAAGTTTCCACCTAGACACTGTTTGCGACAATGTAGCCTGGTCATAGCATATTATGTTTTCTAATAATTAATTAGAGTACTGTGGTTGTAATAAATTGTATTGGGATACAGGATTTGGAGGACAAGCTACACCCAGGTGGTCCATTTGATCCTCTAGGCTTAGCAAAGGACCCAGACCAGGCAGCAATATTGAAggtaaaagaaatcaagaatggAAGACTAGCCATGTTTTCTATGCTTGGATTCTTCATTCAAGCCTATGTGACAGGACAGGGTCCTGTTGAGAATCTGGCTGCCCACTTGAGTGACCCCTTTGGCAACAACCTGCTCACCGTCATTGGTGGTGCTAGTGAAAGAGTCCCCACCCTGTAATTTTCTTACAAGTTCTTTTTGGCCTGGAATTGTACAATTCTGTAATACGTTTCAGAGCTGTATGTGAAAACCAGGTTGTAGTTCATGAAGACAAACTGTACTTATTTTCATAGAGCTCCTTCCGTGGCCACATTATTCGTCCTTCAATATTCTAATCACATAACGTTCGTCATATTCATTGCTGTTTTGTTACTATTTATTTGGATGGATGACACTTATCttgtttaaatttcaaatttctagGTTAATATTATTCTAATCATAGTTAAGGAGAaagattttggaagaataagaaaATCTCATCTTCCAAATCTTTTGACACCCATTAAAATCATTACTTTCATTTACATTGTACACATCGAAAAgcaaattgggacggagagagtacaaGTTTCTGTGTTTTAACTAATATtatctctgtttcaatttatgttttTTAAGTGTACAAAAGATGTGACTTTaggataatttataatttaaataatttagaaaaaatgtaaggaaatgtaataaaaaaaattatctcgtAATTATAAGAATAAGTCACAAACTTTATACTAACTTTtatcataaattttcatatacattttttaagtttataaaaataaaatttatatatttaaaaactacataaaagaGGTACTATAAgttatgataatttataatttaaataatttagaaaaaatgtaaggaaatgtaatatacttcttctcaacccggaaacgaaaaaaaaattatttcagaaaAGAGTCAACCgaaaatttatggtgtttcaacATGCCACTCCCTATATTTCAAATAGAATAAGCTCACTTAAATCAAAACGAAAGAGATTTTGTCAATTTTTATGTAAAAAGTGGCTAAAGATGGAATATTTCTGAAACACCGGTTAAAACTTAATCAGCGGTCCAAAATTTGCCATTTGCCAACTTCTCCCTAAAACATAACTATTTGTTAATTTTACCCGATTTTCAAATAAACGATTCAAACCCTCAGGCCACAGAAGCATCACCGTAACCAaaacttaagtatatatattctgTTATTAATCAGTGTTTTTGTTCCCTTCATGCACTCTCACGAATGAATTATTTACAAATACAAATGAAGCATGGATCAAAGGTTGTCCTGCTTTTGGGGCGAAGCAACAGCCAAATGGCAATCCAATCACAAAAATTGCCTGATTTCATTCCTTTTCACTCCCTTGTCCAAATATTCAGCGTCGTTATCCTTTGGAGCATTTCCAATCCCAATTCAGCTACCACCATTGTTCATCACCAGTCACAAAACATTCTCCAATTTTCTCCTCATAATTTTGATTCTACACCTTCCCTTCAAGATATTATCACCTTCTCTCTCTCCAAGCCTCATTGTTCATGCATTAATACATTTATTCGTCTGTTTATCATTCCCTTCGCGCAGTGGGCGATTGGGGAATGATCTCAACTTGCTCTTCGCGTAGGGCAACAACATACAAAACCTTGCATCATCACTGTCCTGGATTCCTTCTAATTATGTAGTATAATTTACTGATCTCATACTAAGGATAATAACGTTGTTTTTATTGGTTTGCAAAGtacttatatatttttgggCACCTATAATGATGATAAGGGCCTTTATTGAGATCCTAATAGATATGTTTATTTTAAGAGCAAAGTTACTGCTTCCATGCACTTTCCTTTGTTGGATCATCCTTACAAGCTCCTTCACCGTTAAGGTGGTGCTTTCAAAAACAGACTCCCGCCAAGGTACTATCATTTCCTCTTTTGAATTCTTTATGATGGACAGATATTTACATTGCCGAAGTTTAAATCACCAACTCAGCTTTCTCTTGGAAAGTAATGGACAAATTTTCAATTACTTAGAGCTATAAGAAGGGGAGTCTTGGAGCAACGATAAAGTTATCTCCGTTTGACCTATATGGTCACGAGTTCGAGCCGTGAAAGCAGCCACTAGTGCTTGCATTAGGGTAGGTTGTCTACATGACACCCCTCGGGTGCAGCCCTTCTCCGGATCCTGCTAACGTGGGATGCTTTGTGCGGTGGGCTGAAAGGATAAGAAGGATCCAAAATTTTGAACTTAATGTGTTCAACTTTTAAGATTTTTTGCATTAAACTCATTTTACTGTGAAATTTATGGGTTTAGATCTATATTTAGTAGGTGTTTACGTATATGTCTATATTCCATTTCAAAAATTCTGGGTTCAGATGAACACAAAGCCAAGGCATCCGCTTCTGATAAGAAGAAGAAGTCTTGATAACTCAAACTTGAATCTTCTCGAGCAACATAACCTATAAAATCCAAGAAGTATTTTAGCTTGCATGTTATGCATTTCCTCTTTAGAAATGTggatataaattttaattgtctATACAGTTTCAGCCCTTAACGACATGTACCAGTATTTGAAGCCCCAATCCAAACTTGATGGATGGAAATCGGGTGGAGGAAACCCTTGTGATGATTCTTGGCAGGGTATCAAGTGCTCCGGTTCAGATGTTACTGAAATGTacctctttccttttctttcctttttattcttgtCATTTCGTTTACTACTTATACTACAATATTAcataggaaaagaaaaaattgccTTCCGGTTCTTTTATTAATCCATGATCTGCTTGTTCCAACATTCTAAATAATGTTGCAGTGATCTATCTGGCTTGGGGCTTACTGGATCGCTAGGCTTCCAGCTTGATAAGTTGGACAAAGTCACCTACTTGTGAGGCCCGACAACTCTTGGATATTGGAAATTGGGTTTATATTATGTGCTTTAATATGTCGACTGAAAGAACTGGTCCTGACAAAGATGAATTTGAATGTCATAGTGCAGTGATGTGAGCAAAAACAACCTGAAGGACAACATACCATACCAACTTCCTCCTCACACACAACACCTGTAAGTAGGTTGTAGACATAACTGATTGTGAAGTTTCTCCTAAGGCTGCAACTTTTTGTCACCTCCTTTCGGTGTCTTATTGGTCCGACTATTTATTATACTATCTAGCATTAAGCCTTATCCAGAAGATTTTTTTTCTGTTGATATGGCGCCCCACCAGTCCCTCATTGGGTTCTTGTTCAGCAGAGATCTTTCTGGAAATCAATTCGGAGGAACTGTGCCTTACTCAATTTCTCAGATGACCGAACTTAAATCACTGTAATGGTTtttctcttattctttttttttaaaaaaaaaaattgggcttCATATCAGGTGTCGATATGCTCTTGGTGTTGTGCAGGAATCTTAATCATAATAAGTTAAGCGGATCACTGAGTGATATGTTTGGACAACTTACAAAACTCACTGAGATGTAAGTATTCCATATTTAGCATCCAGCTACTCCCCTTTTGCCTTTTTCTTTGGTTCTTTAAGGTCTTGCCTTCTgcaaattatttcatgaatggcTGCAAGTAAATATTAGAGACGGACTGTGGAGTGAATGGTTCTGGAAGTAGAAAAGTTCATTGGTATTAGTTGTTCCAAGAAAATGTTTGCTTTGCCTTTTCCTGACTATCCTTTGTCCGCTGTCTGTTTATTTCTGATCTGAATCTACAACAGCAATTAAGAAATTGTTGCTAGATGTGGAATGAGAACGAACAATGTAGATGTGTTAATAGTGGGTTCCCTCGTCATATAGATTGATCCTTCTTCTTTGCTGCTTGTAGTGCTGGAGTATGGAATCCACATATCTGTGATTATTCATAAAGGTGTGGGAAAATATGTGGATTGACTCGATTAGTCGATCGAGTAAAGTCTTAACTGATGGAGAAATTCTGATCGCCGCTCTATAGCCTGgaaatttaatttataaaactCCTTCATTCCAATTGGAATCCCCATATGACTTGAAACGAGTAGCCctgtgcactaagctcccgctatgcgcgggtcCCGGGGAAGGGCCCGACCTCAAGAGTttattgtacgcagccttaccctgcatttctgcaagaggttGTTTCCATTTGACTTGAAAAGAGGttgtttaaaattaaaagagaacAACTATGACCTGCTAATCAGTTTTCTTGTTAATGGATTAGTGAAAATTGTATACAATaatatacccagtgtaatcccacaagtggggtctgggaagtGGGGAGGGTAGTGTGTACGCAGACCTCATTCCTACCTTGTGGAGGTAGAAAATTGTATAGAGGTGTAAAATTGTTAATGCTACTTTTTTCGAGGATTTTGGGGATATCATAAGACTTTATTTCTAGGGAGGACATTATTTCAAGATGGACCAAAAAGGTAAGTGAGACATTCAATTAGAGAGTTTATTTGTTTTCTGGTGGATTCTTAGTGTTTCAAATACTCAGCATAACCTCTTTCCCCCATGAATGAGGGAATGAGGTTTTACTTGAATATTCTTCATAGGTGTTTCTTCAGATCATTACTTTCAGTACCAGAAACAGCCTCCATGGCGACAAGTATCACCTTTGAGAATAACCTTTGCCCTTCTTCAGCACCATATAACACTAGtgtatcatcaacatatatgatatgtgatatttcaattgaatttccgtTTATACCATCAATCCAATCCGTGCAACCATTCATGTTAATCACTCTGTTGTGAATCAAGCTGAGAGTTTTATTACTACTAGGAAACCAAAAGTGCTAATGGATCACCTAGTCTCAATGCCTAGACAGATTAGTCCTCATAGAAGCACTACTGATCCGATATTTAGTCTAATTTTCATTTGTACTTCCTACCAAACAACATATAAGTTAAAATTATCCTGTTAGTCCAGTCCCTCTATGATAACGAAGTCAAGTAAGATAACGATGCTTCTACGGCACCCTCTCGCTTCTCTGTCTATACATTCCTGCGTAtcaacatgcatatatatattcataagtGTTGTACAGTGTCTAGTAATATACTTGTCTAGTATATCAACTAACTGGTGCAATTTTATCCAGGGATCTCTCCTACAATTCAATATCAGGCAGTTTGCCTCAGAGTCTTAAATCCCTCTCAAGCCTCAGCAAATTGTAAGCTAGTGATTACTATTTGGGATCAAAATCTTCATTGGAGCTAAACATTTTCACTCTGCATGCAGGCACATACAGAACAATCAGTTTACTGGACCAATAAATGTTCTTGCCGATCTTCCGCTTGATGATTTGTAAGTTGAACTGTTAGTACAATTACAATTCTAAGTCATGGTTCTTGCAATTCCAAAGTGTATTAAGTTTTCCTGCATTATGCTAAAACTACAATTCTAAGATGCTCAGCACCTTTCTAGCCCCATCTCTCCAACCTTCTCCCCTcccaccccaaaagaaaaaaagaggaaaatttcCAATAAAATGCAAAGCAAGcaagtttttcatttttcttcatttatc
This window harbors:
- the LOC132052134 gene encoding chlorophyll a-b binding protein CP26, chloroplastic translates to MAAATSLYVSEMLGSPVKFSGVARPAAPSPSSSATFKTVALFDKFKKKAPPPPPSRAKAAAISPADDELAKWYGPDRRIFLPEGLLDRSEIPEYLNGEVPGDYGYDPFGLSKKPEDFAKYQAYELIHARWAMLGAAGFIIPEAFNKFGANCGPEAVWFKTGALLLDGNTLNYFGKNIPINLILAVVAEVVLVGGAEYYRIINGLDLEDKLHPGGPFDPLGLAKDPDQAAILKVKEIKNGRLAMFSMLGFFIQAYVTGQGPVENLAAHLSDPFGNNLLTVIGGASERVPTL